One Brevibacillus choshinensis genomic window carries:
- a CDS encoding HD-GYP domain-containing protein yields MMVVLDSGKIFIHTESEWIGKEVQALPGYDEIRRALQNQTNHGMLRLQKEGETIYSFFFVSPVSGNVYIEWIGGKGISQRLDRLKLILLITICLVVGFSAYVAHRLSLWIGKPIYTLVSATDALLEGDFSIRVPIQGMKEITILERKFNKMAGQMHELIVREREYMQESLDQIVRSFYLAVEMKDPYTAGHTERVTEYALILYDHLDEKSRSQFSRDDLRYASLMHDIGKVAIPDHVLLKAGKLTDEEYEYMKRHSSIGANIVEQIESLAHVSPGVRHHHERWDGRGYPDQLKGEAIPLIGRIIAVADTFDAMTTTRSYRKAMTFQEAHDEIVRCSEKQFDPNIVTVFQEAYRARVLQAQLRSGGVTLETSASAASEKE; encoded by the coding sequence ATGATGGTCGTTTTAGATTCGGGGAAAATTTTTATACATACGGAAAGTGAATGGATCGGGAAGGAAGTGCAAGCGCTTCCCGGTTATGACGAGATCCGCCGAGCGTTGCAAAATCAAACGAATCATGGCATGCTCAGGCTTCAAAAAGAGGGGGAGACGATTTACTCGTTTTTCTTCGTATCGCCCGTCAGCGGCAACGTCTATATCGAATGGATCGGTGGGAAAGGAATCTCGCAGCGCCTTGACCGGCTCAAGCTGATTCTGCTAATCACCATTTGCCTCGTCGTAGGTTTTTCTGCTTACGTGGCCCACCGCCTCTCGCTGTGGATCGGCAAGCCGATCTATACCCTGGTATCGGCTACGGACGCGTTGCTGGAGGGTGATTTCTCCATACGGGTTCCCATTCAGGGGATGAAAGAGATCACGATCCTCGAAAGGAAATTCAACAAGATGGCAGGGCAAATGCATGAGCTGATCGTACGGGAACGGGAATACATGCAGGAGAGTCTGGACCAAATCGTGCGCAGCTTTTACTTGGCGGTGGAAATGAAGGATCCGTATACGGCAGGACATACCGAACGCGTCACCGAGTACGCACTTATTTTGTACGATCATCTGGATGAAAAATCACGCAGCCAATTTTCCCGGGACGACTTGCGTTACGCCAGTTTAATGCATGACATTGGAAAAGTAGCGATACCGGATCATGTTTTGCTCAAAGCAGGGAAGTTGACGGATGAGGAATATGAATACATGAAGCGGCATTCGTCCATTGGAGCCAACATTGTCGAGCAGATCGAAAGCTTGGCTCACGTCAGCCCGGGAGTGAGGCACCATCACGAGCGGTGGGATGGCCGCGGTTATCCCGATCAATTAAAGGGAGAGGCCATTCCTTTGATTGGGCGGATCATAGCTGTTGCCGACACATTTGATGCGATGACGACTACCAGATCCTATCGGAAGGCGATGACCTTTCAGGAAGCGCATGATGAAATTGTCCGCTGCTCGGAGAAGCAATTTGATCCCAATATCGTAACTGTTTTTCAAGAAGCTTACCGAGCTCGCGTGTTGCAGGCGCAGCTTCGGTCAGGTGGTGTCACGCTGGAAACGTCGGCCAGTGCTGCATCCGAGAAAGAATGA
- a CDS encoding PAS domain-containing sensor histidine kinase, producing the protein MSASFSLHLVGSSGRLQQFMHQLPTAVLLVNQAGSIVEVNEQLLRVTGYSRDRLVNQPFQTILPFNGSVEQLYEELLQKEAQPEFNVEVEWKNKQGICGKTPAMILVQQAEQPLYLIHLSQLSKEPDFTLPQRVLTKLTHDTSLGLFILDEQANIVEASQTACKLLGMDRLQVINNHIDRVFAGIPEQHRLIKKELLEGVKLHNIATSWSNDNQRYELIVDANTLQDGTGKTVGAFVLFKDITNLRSFEQKIERNERLAMIGQIAAGTAHEIRNPLTSIKGFLQMFLKSFGESGMDREKTYTEIMLTEINRINSLVSEFLLLSKPRNIQYSMVDLNTVFSEILPIVESQAILYGIDVKFSSHGKLPMVVGDTELLKQVFINICKNGIEAMGEQGTLQISHHIDQDGDKVSIDIHDSGPGIPLYIIDKIFDPFFTTKEEGTGLGLSVCQKIIHDIGGQIRVSSKGYGTTFHIMLPYM; encoded by the coding sequence GTGAGTGCATCTTTTTCGCTACATCTGGTCGGCTCGTCCGGACGATTGCAGCAGTTCATGCATCAACTGCCTACTGCCGTTTTATTGGTAAATCAGGCAGGAAGTATCGTTGAAGTAAACGAACAACTGCTTCGTGTCACCGGATATTCACGCGATCGACTTGTCAATCAACCGTTTCAGACCATCCTTCCTTTCAATGGCTCCGTGGAGCAGTTGTATGAAGAGTTATTGCAGAAGGAAGCGCAGCCGGAATTCAACGTGGAGGTAGAATGGAAGAATAAACAGGGGATATGCGGAAAGACTCCTGCGATGATATTGGTGCAGCAAGCAGAACAGCCCTTGTATCTGATTCATCTGTCTCAACTATCAAAAGAACCAGACTTCACCTTGCCCCAGCGAGTGCTGACTAAGCTGACGCACGATACCAGCCTTGGCTTGTTCATTCTGGACGAGCAGGCGAATATCGTCGAGGCCAGTCAGACGGCATGCAAGCTCTTGGGGATGGACCGGCTGCAAGTCATCAACAACCACATTGATCGTGTTTTTGCAGGCATTCCCGAACAGCATCGGCTCATCAAAAAAGAGCTGCTGGAAGGTGTCAAATTACACAACATCGCCACGTCATGGTCCAATGACAATCAGCGCTACGAATTAATCGTGGATGCCAATACGCTGCAGGACGGTACAGGCAAGACGGTTGGCGCTTTTGTCCTTTTTAAAGATATTACGAATCTGCGTTCCTTTGAGCAAAAAATCGAGCGAAACGAGCGGTTGGCGATGATTGGGCAGATCGCTGCCGGCACCGCACACGAAATACGCAACCCGCTTACCTCCATCAAAGGATTTCTGCAAATGTTCTTAAAATCATTTGGCGAAAGCGGAATGGATCGGGAAAAGACGTATACGGAAATCATGCTGACGGAGATCAATCGAATCAACTCGTTGGTGAGTGAGTTTCTCTTGTTGAGCAAACCGCGCAATATTCAATACTCCATGGTGGACCTCAATACCGTCTTCTCGGAAATCCTGCCGATCGTCGAATCCCAGGCCATTCTGTACGGGATCGACGTGAAGTTTTCCTCCCACGGAAAACTTCCGATGGTCGTAGGCGATACCGAGCTTCTCAAGCAGGTGTTCATCAACATTTGCAAAAACGGCATTGAAGCCATGGGCGAGCAGGGCACGCTGCAAATTTCCCACCACATCGATCAGGACGGAGACAAGGTAAGCATCGACATTCACGACTCCGGCCCCGGTATTCCGTTGTACATCATCGACAAAATTTTCGACCCGTTTTTTACGACTAAAGAAGAAGGAACAGGCTTGGGGTTGTCCGTCTGCCAAAAAATCATCCACGATATCGGTGGCCAGATTCGCGTCTCGTCCAAGGGGTACGGAACGACCTTTCACATCATGCTTCCTTACATGTAA
- the dnaX gene encoding DNA polymerase III subunit gamma/tau — MAYTALYRVYRPQTFQDVVGQEHVTITLRNALREGRLSHAYLFNGPRGTGKTSAAKIMSKAVNCEQPIDGEPCNECGSCRAITSGSVTDVLEIDAASNRGVEEIRDIRDKVKFAPSDVKYKVYIIDEVHMLTTEAFNALLKTLEEPPAHVIFILATTEPHKLPATIISRCQRFDFHRIPLRVMVNLLQKICQSQGVRVEEQALQLVAKMAEGGARDALSLLDQAISYSRDEVKASDIMQITGTVSQTYFSVLARHIAERDVAQVMEQFDQVMVQGKDPEQFLHDFMYYYRDMLLLKTAPQLEEIVERTMIDDQFATVAELYGFPELYAAIETCNEALTQLKYSTYARVLVELTLVKMCQPVAQTAGSTATAAPQVNNEELAGMANRIRTLEERLVQIMQGQVNLPTQKAEEPRKAEPKRVAAAGGGSRTSMNKVREVAKALDENLTRQVRGQWSQILTDLKKVKIQYQAWLVNGQPVAAGGDAVVVTFTSPIHCDKTMEPELKGVVERVILNVLGKPLQLFSIMEEEWQSVEQQVGQKEGPAEEEQDPFLAEAIKLVGEELVEVKD; from the coding sequence ATGGCTTATACCGCGCTGTATCGCGTATACCGACCGCAGACGTTTCAAGACGTTGTCGGACAAGAACATGTGACGATTACCTTGCGCAATGCATTGCGCGAAGGAAGGCTTTCCCATGCCTATTTGTTCAACGGTCCCCGTGGTACCGGTAAGACGAGTGCAGCCAAAATCATGTCCAAAGCCGTAAACTGCGAGCAGCCGATTGACGGCGAGCCTTGCAATGAGTGCGGTTCGTGCCGTGCGATTACAAGCGGTTCTGTGACGGATGTGCTGGAGATCGATGCCGCATCCAACCGCGGGGTTGAAGAGATTCGCGACATTCGCGACAAAGTGAAATTTGCTCCAAGCGACGTCAAGTACAAGGTGTACATCATTGACGAAGTGCATATGCTGACGACGGAGGCGTTTAACGCGCTGCTAAAGACGTTGGAAGAACCGCCTGCACACGTCATTTTCATTTTGGCCACCACGGAACCGCACAAGCTGCCGGCCACGATCATCTCTCGGTGCCAGCGTTTCGATTTTCATCGAATTCCGCTTCGGGTGATGGTCAATCTGCTGCAGAAAATTTGCCAATCGCAGGGAGTACGAGTCGAAGAACAAGCACTCCAGCTGGTGGCGAAGATGGCAGAGGGTGGAGCGCGTGATGCCCTCAGCTTGCTCGATCAGGCGATCAGCTATAGCCGAGATGAAGTGAAGGCAAGCGACATCATGCAAATTACGGGTACCGTCTCCCAGACGTACTTTTCCGTCCTGGCCCGCCATATCGCTGAGCGCGATGTAGCTCAGGTCATGGAACAGTTCGATCAGGTCATGGTTCAAGGGAAGGATCCCGAGCAGTTCCTGCATGATTTCATGTACTACTATCGGGATATGCTGCTGTTGAAGACTGCTCCTCAGCTGGAGGAGATCGTAGAGCGGACGATGATAGACGATCAGTTTGCCACCGTAGCTGAGCTGTACGGGTTTCCCGAGCTGTATGCGGCGATCGAGACATGCAATGAGGCGCTGACCCAATTGAAATACTCGACGTACGCCAGAGTTTTGGTGGAGCTGACACTGGTCAAGATGTGCCAGCCTGTTGCACAAACGGCCGGAAGTACCGCTACAGCAGCTCCGCAAGTAAATAATGAAGAGCTGGCAGGCATGGCGAACCGGATCCGCACATTGGAAGAACGCCTGGTTCAGATCATGCAAGGGCAGGTAAACTTGCCGACGCAAAAAGCGGAGGAGCCGAGAAAGGCTGAACCGAAGCGTGTGGCTGCGGCAGGAGGCGGATCGCGAACCTCGATGAACAAGGTGCGCGAAGTCGCGAAGGCATTGGACGAAAATCTGACTCGTCAGGTGCGCGGACAATGGAGCCAAATATTGACTGATTTGAAAAAGGTGAAAATCCAGTACCAGGCTTGGCTGGTAAATGGTCAGCCTGTTGCTGCTGGCGGTGATGCGGTGGTGGTCACGTTCACCAGCCCCATCCACTGCGATAAAACCATGGAGCCGGAATTAAAGGGCGTAGTCGAGCGGGTCATCTTGAATGTGCTGGGCAAGCCATTGCAGCTTTTTTCCATCATGGAAGAGGAATGGCAATCGGTCGAACAGCAGGTAGGGCAAAAGGAAGGCCCTGCCGAAGAGGAACAGGATCCGTTTTTGGCAGAAGCCATAAAGCTCGTGGGCGAAGAACTAGTCGAAGTAAAAGACTAA
- a CDS encoding YbaB/EbfC family nucleoid-associated protein: MQQMQQMMKQVKKMQEEMAKAQEALKDKVVEGSAGGGAVLVKADGHKQVKEIIIKPEVIDPDDVEMLQDLVLTAVNDALRKADELMAKDMGKFTGGMNIPGLF, from the coding sequence ATGCAGCAAATGCAACAAATGATGAAGCAAGTGAAAAAAATGCAAGAAGAAATGGCAAAAGCCCAAGAAGCCCTGAAGGATAAAGTCGTAGAAGGCTCTGCTGGCGGCGGCGCTGTATTGGTCAAAGCGGATGGCCACAAGCAAGTAAAAGAAATCATCATCAAGCCAGAAGTCATCGATCCAGATGATGTTGAAATGCTGCAAGATCTCGTGCTGACCGCTGTGAATGACGCGCTGCGCAAAGCGGACGAATTGATGGCGAAAGACATGGGGAAATTCACTGGAGGAATGAACATCCCGGGTCTGTTCTAA
- the recR gene encoding recombination mediator RecR, with protein sequence MFYPEPVSKLIEGFMKLPGIGPKTAGRLAFFVLNMKEDDVLDLAKALVNAKRQLHYCSVCNNITDLDPCHICRDKRRDGSVICVVQEPKDVVAMEKTREFEGYYHVLHGAISPMDGIGPEDIRIPDLLKRLSDEQVKEVILATNPNIEGEATAMYISRLIKPFGIRVTRIAHGLPVGGDLEYADEVTLTKALEGRREL encoded by the coding sequence ATGTTCTATCCAGAACCGGTATCCAAGCTAATTGAAGGCTTTATGAAACTGCCCGGCATCGGTCCGAAAACCGCTGGGCGGCTTGCCTTTTTCGTTCTCAACATGAAGGAAGACGACGTGCTCGATCTGGCCAAGGCGCTCGTCAACGCCAAACGCCAGCTGCACTACTGCTCGGTATGCAACAACATCACCGATCTCGATCCTTGCCACATTTGCAGGGACAAGCGTCGCGACGGCTCTGTCATTTGTGTCGTTCAGGAGCCCAAGGATGTCGTGGCGATGGAAAAAACGAGAGAGTTTGAAGGGTATTACCACGTATTGCACGGAGCCATTTCACCGATGGATGGGATCGGTCCGGAAGATATTCGCATCCCTGACCTGTTGAAGCGGCTCAGCGACGAGCAGGTCAAAGAGGTTATCCTGGCGACCAATCCCAACATCGAAGGGGAGGCGACGGCGATGTACATTTCCCGCCTGATCAAACCTTTCGGGATTCGCGTAACGCGCATTGCCCATGGATTGCCTGTGGGCGGTGATCTGGAGTACGCAGATGAAGTGACGCTGACCAAAGCACTGGAAGGTCGACGAGAACTATAG
- a CDS encoding SRPBCC family protein → MPVICSELIIAAPPQLCFDAARSIDLHMESTSRTGERAIAGVMSGWIELGESVTWEAVHFGIKQRLTAKITEMNKPHYFVDEMVSGAFKRFRHEHEFIPVGQNQTRMLDTFDYTSPLGILGKIADWLFLEAYMARFLLERNLYLKQVAERQFKQTEEEA, encoded by the coding sequence ATGCCTGTCATCTGTTCGGAGCTGATTATCGCAGCGCCGCCGCAACTCTGTTTTGATGCGGCCAGAAGCATCGATTTGCATATGGAGTCAACATCTAGAACCGGGGAAAGGGCGATCGCCGGGGTCATGAGTGGATGGATCGAGCTAGGGGAGTCTGTGACCTGGGAAGCCGTCCATTTTGGGATCAAGCAGCGACTGACTGCGAAAATCACAGAGATGAACAAGCCTCATTATTTTGTGGACGAGATGGTTTCCGGAGCATTCAAACGATTTCGGCATGAGCACGAATTTATACCAGTAGGACAAAACCAAACGCGCATGCTCGATACCTTTGACTATACTTCTCCACTCGGAATTTTGGGGAAAATCGCGGATTGGCTTTTCCTTGAGGCGTACATGGCGCGCTTTCTGCTGGAAAGGAATCTTTACTTGAAGCAGGTGGCCGAGCGGCAGTTCAAACAAACGGAAGAAGAAGCTTGA
- a CDS encoding CPBP family intramembrane glutamic endopeptidase: MLTGPGLSLRIEPERHRSTPWAIMLCIGYWLMFAAEFSVIRFYRGEDGRWIASTTDQPHLWLSLTVLTITMVSLVGAVGFAISLWRQGRQTQWLWGDHDLTGNDVLHMVAWMHVFQTFTLLIYGLILEGTLFSEGTIGGTFESAMFQLFLLILIPFWFRGRLAEIGVRRPARIGRMLLTLLIMFILIAKVLDVAITNPLADWLGMSLSSEREQQIEKEIVQAKQTDMLAAATSFLVIGILVPIAEELLFRGVIQTYLVRRMGAVIGIVLSSLWFALLHIDLALFVPLFVIGLGLGFVRHRYQSIWGAVLLHAVNNLSGVLYYFQ, from the coding sequence ATGCTGACAGGACCGGGGCTGTCGCTGCGGATAGAGCCAGAGAGACATCGGTCTACTCCGTGGGCGATCATGCTGTGCATAGGGTATTGGCTGATGTTTGCCGCTGAATTTTCCGTCATTCGTTTCTATCGGGGAGAAGACGGGCGATGGATCGCATCGACAACAGATCAGCCTCATTTGTGGTTGTCGCTGACGGTGTTAACCATTACCATGGTCAGCTTGGTAGGGGCAGTCGGGTTTGCAATCAGTCTCTGGAGGCAGGGACGGCAAACGCAGTGGCTGTGGGGAGATCACGATCTGACTGGCAACGATGTGCTGCACATGGTCGCGTGGATGCATGTATTTCAGACGTTCACGCTTCTCATCTACGGATTGATCCTCGAGGGGACTCTCTTTTCGGAGGGAACAATCGGCGGGACGTTCGAATCTGCCATGTTTCAGTTGTTTCTCTTGATCCTGATTCCATTCTGGTTCCGGGGGAGACTGGCAGAGATCGGTGTGCGCCGTCCCGCACGTATAGGCCGAATGCTCCTCACCCTGCTGATCATGTTCATCCTGATCGCCAAAGTGCTCGATGTGGCGATAACCAATCCTCTCGCAGATTGGCTCGGGATGTCTCTCTCCTCCGAGCGGGAGCAGCAGATTGAAAAGGAAATTGTACAAGCCAAGCAAACCGATATGCTGGCGGCAGCTACGTCGTTTCTCGTCATCGGGATCTTGGTCCCGATTGCGGAAGAGCTGTTGTTTCGGGGAGTCATCCAGACGTATCTGGTGCGTCGCATGGGAGCTGTCATCGGTATCGTTTTGAGCAGCTTGTGGTTCGCTCTCTTGCACATTGATTTGGCTTTATTCGTGCCGCTTTTTGTCATTGGTCTCGGTTTGGGATTTGTGCGTCATCGCTACCAGTCAATTTGGGGCGCAGTATTGCTGCATGCAGTGAACAATTTGTCTGGAGTGCTGTACTACTTTCAGTGA
- a CDS encoding DUF2508 family protein, translating into MSRWGKKARVLIDVEAVGLDAAVNRARLDWQHARHLVEISEPDGGLDDAIYYLQLTEKRYMYLLSQAKREHHRKQA; encoded by the coding sequence ATGAGCAGGTGGGGGAAAAAGGCGAGGGTGTTGATCGATGTGGAGGCGGTCGGTCTGGATGCGGCAGTCAATCGGGCCCGTCTCGATTGGCAGCACGCCCGCCATCTGGTAGAAATCAGTGAACCGGATGGCGGCTTGGATGATGCGATTTACTATTTGCAGTTGACAGAAAAACGCTATATGTACCTTCTCTCGCAAGCGAAGCGGGAGCATCATCGTAAGCAAGCCTAA
- a CDS encoding pro-sigmaK processing inhibitor BofA family protein yields METGWVIALIIAGILLVIAASKSVALPVRWIGFGIMQLVIGAILLFFANLVGELADFHIPINPVTALLAGFLRLPGLAALVVIKLWVM; encoded by the coding sequence ATGGAAACGGGATGGGTCATTGCTCTGATTATTGCGGGAATTCTGCTCGTCATCGCTGCCAGCAAATCGGTTGCGCTTCCGGTGCGCTGGATTGGTTTTGGGATCATGCAGCTGGTGATAGGCGCGATCTTGCTCTTCTTTGCGAATCTGGTCGGGGAATTAGCTGATTTCCATATCCCGATCAATCCGGTTACCGCCTTGCTGGCCGGTTTTTTACGGTTACCGGGTCTAGCAGCCTTGGTCGTCATTAAGCTGTGGGTGATGTAA
- a CDS encoding sigma factor G inhibitor Gin has product MEKVAQRCIVCEMERSDGIAICEQFICQRCEQEMVNTDVQDEKYPFFIHQMRRIWLRKDA; this is encoded by the coding sequence ATGGAAAAGGTTGCTCAGCGATGTATCGTCTGTGAAATGGAACGCAGCGACGGAATCGCGATCTGTGAGCAGTTCATCTGCCAGAGATGCGAGCAGGAAATGGTCAATACGGATGTACAGGATGAAAAGTACCCGTTCTTTATTCACCAGATGAGGAGAATATGGTTACGGAAAGATGCTTGA
- a CDS encoding aminotransferase class I/II-fold pyridoxal phosphate-dependent enzyme has translation MRAPLYEQLERHVKRRPHPFHVPGHKMGHSFDSEGRHRFQSILELDLTEINGTDDLHQPQGVIAEAQELAAEAFGAEETRFLIGGSTVGNLALIMTVCRPGDKILVQRNCHKSVYHGIMMAKAIPIFLVPAVDLATGVAAGVRREDVERALHLHPDAKAVFLTNPTYYGMGIDLEKMAAIVHRYDIPLLIDEAHGPHFGFHPAFPLSAMQSGVDAAVQSTHKMASAMTMSSMLHVQGGRIDRDRLFRHLAMIQSSSPSYVLMASLDLARRHLVKEAYEEWDRLLPQLDKLRERTGRLGWLEWPDVTSSSVYATLDPLKLFLHIRTEQIDGFALQQTMERDGIYPELADSSHVLLAASAGTSSRDLDGLVRLLESLELEVEPGEERVLEAGVVSSHYLREQVVPMDEAVDAPSEQVTLENSLGRVAAEMVIPYPPGIPVVVPGERMDAQSLAMLTELRMGQTRFHGVQDEHLQTIRVIR, from the coding sequence ATGCGTGCCCCCCTGTATGAACAGCTGGAACGGCACGTCAAGCGTCGTCCGCATCCGTTTCATGTTCCTGGACATAAAATGGGGCACAGCTTCGACAGCGAAGGCAGACATCGGTTCCAGTCGATTTTGGAGCTCGATCTTACAGAAATAAATGGCACGGATGATTTGCATCAGCCTCAGGGCGTCATCGCAGAAGCGCAGGAGCTGGCAGCAGAGGCGTTTGGAGCAGAGGAGACGAGATTTCTCATTGGCGGAAGCACGGTCGGGAATCTCGCGCTGATCATGACGGTATGCCGTCCCGGAGACAAGATCCTCGTCCAGCGAAATTGCCACAAGTCGGTGTACCACGGAATCATGATGGCGAAGGCCATTCCGATTTTCTTGGTGCCAGCTGTCGATTTGGCTACCGGAGTCGCAGCAGGAGTCAGGAGAGAAGACGTGGAGCGTGCGCTGCATCTCCACCCTGATGCGAAGGCCGTCTTTTTGACAAATCCCACCTACTACGGAATGGGAATCGATTTGGAGAAGATGGCAGCGATCGTGCATCGGTATGATATTCCTCTCTTGATTGATGAGGCGCACGGTCCGCATTTTGGATTCCATCCCGCTTTCCCGTTATCTGCGATGCAGTCAGGTGTCGACGCGGCGGTGCAGTCCACACACAAAATGGCGTCGGCGATGACGATGTCTTCCATGCTGCATGTGCAAGGAGGGAGGATCGACCGGGACAGGCTGTTTCGGCATTTGGCCATGATCCAGTCGTCGAGCCCTTCCTATGTGCTCATGGCTTCGCTCGATTTGGCACGGCGTCATCTGGTGAAGGAGGCATACGAGGAGTGGGACAGACTGTTGCCGCAGCTGGACAAGCTGCGGGAGCGCACAGGCAGACTGGGGTGGCTGGAATGGCCGGATGTGACGTCAAGCAGTGTGTACGCCACTCTCGATCCGCTAAAGCTGTTTCTCCATATACGGACGGAACAAATAGACGGTTTTGCCCTGCAGCAGACCATGGAGAGGGATGGCATTTACCCAGAGCTGGCAGACTCCTCGCATGTGCTCCTGGCTGCATCAGCCGGAACCTCCTCTCGAGACCTGGATGGATTGGTCCGGCTCTTGGAGTCACTGGAACTCGAGGTGGAGCCCGGGGAAGAGCGAGTGCTAGAGGCAGGGGTGGTTTCCTCACACTACCTGCGCGAACAGGTCGTGCCGATGGATGAGGCGGTGGACGCCCCAAGCGAGCAGGTGACGTTGGAGAATTCACTGGGGAGAGTCGCAGCGGAGATGGTGATTCCGTATCCGCCTGGCATACCGGTGGTTGTTCCCGGTGAGCGGATGGATGCCCAGAGCCTTGCGATGCTGACGGAGCTGCGGATGGGCCAGACACGCTTTCATGGTGTGCAAGATGAGCATTTGCAAACGATACGAGTCATAAGATAG
- the tmk gene encoding dTMP kinase: MKVTTGRKGRFITVEGGEGAGKSTIIARLYAELQERGMDVLLTREPGGIDIAEQIREIILNPAHTQMDKRTEALLYAAARGQHLAEKVLPALEAGKLVLCDRFIDSSLAYQGHARGLGIEEVYAINKFAIGDCMPQLTLFFDVQPEVGLARINAARGREVNRLDLEGMRFHELVREGYQLAMARDPERFLVIDAGQSMEQVYQDALDALLARL; the protein is encoded by the coding sequence ATGAAAGTGACAACAGGACGAAAAGGTCGGTTCATCACCGTGGAAGGTGGAGAGGGCGCAGGAAAATCCACGATCATCGCGAGGCTGTATGCGGAGCTGCAGGAGCGTGGAATGGACGTGCTTCTCACGAGGGAGCCGGGCGGTATCGATATCGCCGAGCAGATACGCGAAATCATCTTGAACCCGGCGCATACGCAAATGGACAAACGCACAGAAGCGTTATTGTATGCGGCTGCGCGGGGGCAGCATTTGGCGGAAAAGGTGCTCCCTGCACTTGAGGCAGGGAAACTGGTGCTATGCGACCGTTTTATCGACAGCAGCCTTGCATACCAAGGTCATGCTCGCGGTCTGGGAATCGAAGAAGTGTATGCCATCAACAAATTCGCAATCGGTGACTGCATGCCCCAGCTGACGCTGTTTTTCGACGTCCAGCCTGAGGTCGGTCTGGCGAGGATCAATGCTGCGAGAGGCAGAGAGGTCAATCGTCTGGATCTGGAGGGCATGCGTTTCCATGAGCTGGTCAGGGAAGGATACCAGCTGGCGATGGCCCGGGACCCGGAGCGTTTCCTCGTGATCGACGCTGGTCAGTCGATGGAACAGGTGTATCAGGACGCACTCGACGCGTTATTGGCCCGATTGTAA
- a CDS encoding cyclic-di-AMP receptor produces MKMVVAVVQDKDSGRLSQQLVKKGFRATKLASTGSFLRAGNTTFLIGTSDESVPEVIDIIAHNCKSRKQMVTPVSPLSNAVDSFMPYPLEVQVGGAAVFVLDVGEFHSF; encoded by the coding sequence ATGAAAATGGTAGTTGCGGTCGTCCAAGACAAAGACAGTGGTCGTCTGTCTCAACAGCTGGTGAAAAAAGGATTTCGTGCTACTAAGCTTGCCAGTACGGGTAGCTTTTTACGCGCCGGTAACACAACATTCTTGATCGGTACGTCTGACGAAAGCGTGCCGGAAGTAATCGACATCATTGCTCATAATTGCAAATCCCGCAAACAGATGGTCACTCCTGTTTCTCCACTTAGCAATGCGGTAGACTCGTTTATGCCATACCCCCTCGAGGTGCAGGTAGGCGGAGCTGCTGTGTTCGTGCTCGACGTTGGAGAATTCCACTCCTTCTAG
- a CDS encoding YaaR family protein → MKISDGLRPKLDMVKTTDARRNPQLEKLNFGTMVQGEDERMSQERLNRLLSDIDKQGQILARSRSVRDFYSYKNLVKQFMEEAVKYGIALDDRRGMNRRGRSRLYKIVKEVDTELLKLTDELLSDQAPMIDLLARIGEIRGMLINLYF, encoded by the coding sequence ATGAAAATCAGCGATGGTCTTCGGCCGAAGCTGGACATGGTTAAAACGACAGATGCACGCAGAAATCCTCAGCTCGAAAAGCTGAATTTTGGCACGATGGTTCAAGGTGAAGACGAACGTATGTCCCAGGAGCGGCTGAATCGGCTGTTGTCTGATATCGACAAGCAAGGTCAGATACTCGCCCGTTCCCGCTCCGTGCGCGACTTTTATTCCTATAAAAATCTCGTCAAGCAGTTCATGGAGGAAGCCGTGAAGTACGGTATCGCCCTGGACGACCGACGGGGGATGAACCGGCGTGGCCGCAGCAGGCTGTACAAGATCGTCAAAGAGGTGGATACGGAGCTGCTCAAACTCACGGATGAGCTGCTGAGCGACCAGGCACCCATGATTGACTTGCTGGCCCGCATCGGTGAAATTCGCGGAATGCTGATCAACCTGTACTTTTAG